One part of the Microvirga sp. TS319 genome encodes these proteins:
- a CDS encoding O-antigen ligase family protein — MSIIARFWQIPVAILACVAASLPWLVTSSPFAPLAIAVGLVALLVAIQWPLLVCIGFVAFSLFRLHEAYPILMPLQLPLGLAALTAIALACNALAGRIEAVWPVEIRLFLVFFTLATLGSVFALNPKLSFEFWNEVYVKIALMTLALTWLTRTEEDFNLVARVIAISGLLVAAVAIRNKLNGTDLVEGTRVTIGLQIKSALSDPNDLAFLLLTTLSFSMALLTGRTGWTNRIIGAACVPAVLVAIVYTQSRGAVLGVLAVFVVYGLRFVRSKAALVAIGIIGVAALYLAMGLSERMSRAAPGIGLDPSAAGRLDFWITALKAALLRPVTGVGLANFSWFNYLETGQDMTTHNTWLQVLAEVGIPGFVVFVLMIASAFRTSLHAHRTLRAANVRSPVQAVAYGLVAAIAGFCASGNFLSQGFTWSIYVLVALAAAVGRYVDEAVQAPAPYRASIDGGMVAQRG, encoded by the coding sequence ATGTCGATAATCGCCCGCTTCTGGCAGATCCCTGTCGCCATTCTCGCCTGCGTGGCCGCGTCCCTGCCATGGCTTGTGACCTCGTCGCCCTTCGCGCCCCTGGCGATCGCCGTCGGCCTCGTCGCCCTGCTGGTCGCCATTCAGTGGCCGCTTCTCGTGTGCATCGGGTTCGTGGCCTTTTCCCTCTTCCGTCTCCACGAGGCCTATCCGATCCTGATGCCGCTGCAATTGCCCCTCGGCTTGGCGGCGCTCACGGCCATCGCCCTGGCGTGCAACGCTCTTGCCGGGCGCATCGAGGCCGTCTGGCCCGTTGAGATCCGGCTCTTCCTCGTCTTCTTCACCCTTGCCACCCTCGGCAGCGTCTTCGCCCTGAACCCGAAGCTGTCCTTCGAGTTCTGGAACGAGGTCTACGTCAAGATCGCGTTGATGACGCTCGCGCTGACATGGCTCACGCGGACGGAGGAGGATTTCAATCTTGTCGCACGGGTGATCGCCATCAGCGGGTTGCTGGTGGCCGCCGTCGCGATCCGCAACAAACTCAACGGCACCGATCTCGTCGAGGGCACCCGCGTGACCATCGGCCTGCAGATCAAGTCGGCCCTGTCGGACCCGAACGATCTCGCATTCCTGCTGCTCACGACCTTGAGCTTTTCGATGGCCCTTCTGACGGGCAGGACCGGGTGGACGAACAGGATCATCGGAGCTGCCTGCGTGCCGGCGGTTCTCGTCGCGATCGTCTACACGCAAAGCCGGGGCGCCGTCCTCGGGGTTCTCGCGGTCTTTGTCGTCTACGGACTTCGCTTCGTGCGCTCGAAGGCGGCCCTGGTCGCTATCGGCATCATCGGGGTCGCGGCGCTCTATCTTGCGATGGGGCTCTCCGAACGCATGTCGCGCGCGGCCCCGGGCATCGGGCTGGATCCTTCCGCCGCGGGCCGGCTGGACTTCTGGATCACGGCCCTGAAGGCCGCTCTTCTGCGCCCAGTCACGGGGGTCGGGCTCGCGAACTTCTCGTGGTTCAACTATCTTGAGACCGGCCAGGACATGACCACACACAACACGTGGCTGCAGGTCCTGGCGGAGGTCGGCATTCCGGGTTTCGTCGTGTTCGTCCTCATGATCGCGAGCGCGTTTCGCACGAGTCTGCACGCGCACCGCACCTTGCGTGCGGCGAATGTCCGCTCTCCGGTCCAGGCCGTGGCGTATGGCCTGGTCGCCGCCATCGCGGGATTCTGCGCATCGGGAAACTTCCTGTCGCAGGGATTCACGTGGTCGATCTATGTGCTCGTCGCCCTTGCCGCCGCGGTCGGGCGATATGTCGACGAGGCCGTTCAGGCACCGGCCCCGTATCGCGCAAGCATCGACGGCGGCATGGTGGCGCAGCGAGGATGA